A genomic region of Phenylobacterium parvum contains the following coding sequences:
- a CDS encoding 2-hydroxychromene-2-carboxylate isomerase: MTRTVDFIFDFGSPNGYLSWKVLPGIAARTGAKLNLIPCLLGGIFKATGNQSPAQAFGSIRGKLAYENLETQRFVARHGLTAYRFNPHFPVNTLLIMRGLVAARRAGVEDAYREAVLSAMWEQGLKMDDPEIVAGVLAGAGLDARALLEATQDPEVKAELVANTEAAVARGVFGVPTYFVGDEMFFGKERLGQVEEELLRAPA; this comes from the coding sequence ATGACCCGCACCGTCGACTTCATCTTCGATTTCGGAAGCCCCAACGGCTACCTGTCCTGGAAGGTGCTGCCCGGGATCGCCGCCCGGACAGGGGCCAAGCTCAACCTGATCCCGTGCCTGCTGGGCGGGATCTTCAAGGCCACCGGCAACCAGTCCCCCGCCCAGGCCTTCGGGAGCATCCGGGGCAAGCTGGCGTACGAAAACCTGGAGACCCAGAGGTTCGTGGCCCGGCACGGCCTGACGGCCTACCGCTTCAACCCGCACTTCCCGGTCAACACCCTGCTGATCATGCGCGGCCTGGTGGCGGCGCGCCGCGCCGGTGTGGAGGACGCCTACCGCGAGGCCGTGCTGTCAGCCATGTGGGAGCAGGGCCTGAAGATGGACGACCCCGAGATTGTCGCCGGGGTGCTGGCGGGGGCGGGCCTGGACGCCCGGGCCCTGCTGGAGGCGACCCAGGACCCGGAGGTCAAGGCCGAACTGGTCGCGAACACCGAGGCGGCGGTGGCCCGCGGGGTCTTCGGGGTGCCAACCTACTTCGTCGGCGACGAGATGTTCTTCGGCAAGGAGAGGCTGGGCCAGGTGGAGGAAGAGCTCCTCAGGGCGCCGGCCTGA
- a CDS encoding M28 family metallopeptidase: MLIRPRLVLSLLAVLLSGSPAIAADRTDPARLSAITRELASDAYGGRAPGSPGEGLTVAYLERAFRDLGLEPGGEGGGYTQAVPMIRTQLAADGRYAVAAPKGEVVLAPGRDISVISLLPVDRVTIDKAPMVFVGYGVTAPERGWDDFKGVDLKGKVAVFLINDPDFEAAASDPVAGRFGGRAATYYARWTYKFEEAVRRGAVAALIVHQTEGAGYGWSTVLASGGEGYDVARRDPSADRLPLQGWLSAEASMRLFAAAGLDLEALRRQARTSGFQPVAMKGLSFSASVGVTFSRFESRNVIARLPGRSRPAESVMIAAHWDAYGEGPPDARGRRIRPGAVDDALGVAGVLEAARLLSAGGRPERSVLFALWTAEERGLLGSEYFGSHPTASLDKMAANLTLDVLQTAGPARDVVLVGAGQSELDDLLAEAARRQKRTVTPDARPERALFFRADHFSLARRGVPALLLMGLGGGADLVQGGRAAGDAWVTRYTDDCYHKACDAWSADWDLRGAAADVDLVVDMTRRLTRPGAWPDWRPGSEFREIRAKTAASRQR, encoded by the coding sequence ATGCTGATCCGTCCCCGCCTCGTCCTTTCGCTGCTGGCCGTCCTCCTGTCGGGATCGCCCGCCATCGCCGCCGACCGCACCGATCCTGCGCGCCTGTCGGCCATCACCCGGGAACTGGCCTCGGACGCCTACGGCGGACGGGCGCCCGGGTCGCCCGGCGAGGGCCTCACCGTCGCCTACCTGGAGCGGGCCTTCCGGGACCTTGGCCTGGAACCCGGGGGCGAGGGCGGCGGCTATACCCAGGCCGTGCCCATGATCCGCACCCAGCTGGCGGCCGATGGTCGCTACGCGGTCGCGGCGCCCAAGGGCGAGGTCGTGCTGGCCCCCGGGCGCGACATCTCTGTGATCTCACTCCTGCCCGTTGACCGCGTGACGATCGATAAGGCCCCGATGGTCTTCGTCGGCTACGGGGTCACGGCCCCGGAACGGGGCTGGGATGACTTCAAGGGCGTCGACCTGAAGGGCAAGGTCGCCGTCTTCCTGATCAATGACCCGGATTTCGAGGCCGCCGCCTCCGATCCCGTCGCCGGCCGCTTCGGCGGCCGGGCGGCGACCTATTACGCCCGCTGGACCTACAAGTTCGAGGAGGCGGTCCGGCGGGGCGCCGTGGCGGCGCTGATCGTCCATCAGACCGAAGGCGCGGGCTACGGCTGGTCGACGGTTCTGGCGTCCGGCGGCGAGGGCTACGATGTCGCGCGGCGGGACCCCTCCGCCGATCGCCTGCCCCTGCAGGGGTGGCTCTCGGCCGAGGCCTCGATGCGGCTCTTCGCCGCCGCCGGACTCGACCTGGAGGCGCTGCGCCGCCAGGCCCGCACCTCAGGCTTCCAGCCCGTGGCGATGAAGGGCCTGTCCTTCTCGGCTTCGGTCGGGGTGACCTTCAGCCGCTTCGAGAGCCGCAATGTCATTGCCCGCCTGCCGGGGCGCAGCCGGCCGGCCGAGAGCGTCATGATCGCCGCCCACTGGGACGCCTATGGCGAGGGGCCTCCAGATGCGCGCGGGAGGCGTATCCGCCCCGGCGCGGTGGACGACGCCCTGGGCGTGGCCGGGGTGCTGGAGGCGGCGCGCCTGCTCTCCGCAGGGGGCCGGCCTGAGCGATCGGTCCTGTTCGCCCTCTGGACGGCGGAAGAGCGCGGCCTCCTGGGATCGGAGTACTTCGGGTCCCACCCCACGGCGTCCCTGGACAAGATGGCCGCCAACCTGACCCTCGACGTCCTCCAGACGGCGGGACCGGCCCGGGACGTCGTCCTGGTCGGCGCGGGGCAGTCGGAACTGGACGACCTCCTGGCAGAGGCTGCGCGACGCCAGAAGCGGACGGTCACGCCCGACGCCCGGCCCGAGCGGGCCCTGTTCTTCCGGGCCGATCACTTCAGCCTCGCCCGCCGGGGGGTTCCGGCCCTCCTGCTGATGGGGCTGGGCGGCGGCGCCGACCTGGTCCAGGGCGGCCGGGCCGCCGGCGACGCCTGGGTCACCCGCTACACGGACGACTGCTACCACAAGGCCTGCGACGCCTGGAGTGCGGACTGGGACCTCCGGGGCGCCGCCGCCGACGTCGACCTCGTTGTCGACATGACCCGTCGCCTTACCCGTCCCGGGGCCTGGCCGGACTGGCGTCCAGGCTCGGAATTCCGAGAGATCCGGGCGAAGACGGCGGCCTCCCGCCAGCGCTGA
- a CDS encoding LemA family protein, translating into MNFSRKTLSRALLVAVAPLFLAACGVNAIPTKEEAAKAQWAEVQNQYQRRADLIPNLVETVKGYAAQERNTLTEVTQARASATQVKVDADTLTDPAKFQEYSAAQDKLSGVLGRLMMIQERYPDLKSNQNFLALQSQLEGTENRISIARRDYNEAVRNYNLEFKTFPNWFWTVVHRNSKPMQLFAANEAAQAAPTVSFAPAGPAPQAPATAPAPAQ; encoded by the coding sequence GTGAACTTCTCCCGCAAGACCCTTTCCCGCGCCCTGCTCGTCGCAGTCGCGCCCCTCTTCCTCGCCGCCTGCGGCGTGAACGCCATCCCGACCAAGGAAGAGGCGGCCAAGGCCCAGTGGGCGGAGGTCCAAAACCAGTACCAGCGCCGCGCCGACCTGATCCCCAACCTCGTCGAGACGGTGAAGGGCTACGCCGCCCAGGAGCGGAACACCCTGACCGAAGTCACCCAGGCCCGCGCCTCGGCGACCCAGGTCAAGGTGGATGCCGACACCCTGACCGATCCGGCCAAGTTCCAGGAATACTCCGCCGCCCAGGACAAGCTGTCGGGCGTGCTCGGCCGCCTCATGATGATCCAGGAGCGCTATCCGGACCTGAAGTCCAACCAGAACTTCCTGGCCCTGCAGTCCCAGCTTGAGGGTACCGAGAACCGGATCTCGATCGCGCGCCGCGACTACAACGAGGCCGTGCGGAACTACAACCTCGAGTTCAAGACCTTCCCGAACTGGTTCTGGACGGTCGTGCACCGCAACTCCAAGCCGATGCAGCTGTTCGCCGCGAATGAGGCCGCCCAGGCGGCGCCGACGGTGAGCTTCGCCCCGGCCGGACCCGCGCCGCAGGCGCCTGCGACCGCGCCTGCGCCGGCCCAATGA
- a CDS encoding TPM domain-containing protein, protein MIRNRGPGPLLVAVLALVAFAGAALAAPTFPRLTGRVVDEANLLSPEVERSLTARLKALEDSTGRQMVVATIPDLQGYPIEDYGYQLGRAWGIGDAERDDGVLLIVAPNDRKVRIEVGYGLEPILTDSLTSVIVQTRVLPAFRSGDMEAGIVSGAEAVAAQLALPEGEAKANVRKASEAAQKGGGSPLVTLLVLILIFWVLASVMRGGGRSARAFRRSGLGAPVILPPMGGGWRGGDWGGGGFGGGGFGGGGGGFGGGGSSGSW, encoded by the coding sequence ATGATCCGGAACCGGGGCCCAGGACCGCTCCTCGTCGCGGTCCTGGCCCTCGTCGCCTTCGCCGGGGCCGCCCTGGCGGCCCCGACCTTCCCGCGCCTGACGGGACGGGTCGTCGATGAGGCCAACCTCCTGTCGCCTGAGGTGGAGCGGTCGCTGACCGCCCGTCTCAAGGCGCTGGAGGATTCCACCGGGCGCCAGATGGTGGTCGCCACCATTCCGGACCTCCAGGGCTATCCCATCGAGGACTACGGCTACCAGCTGGGCCGGGCGTGGGGGATCGGCGACGCCGAGCGCGACGACGGTGTCCTGCTGATCGTTGCGCCCAACGACCGCAAGGTAAGGATCGAGGTCGGCTACGGTCTCGAGCCCATCCTGACTGACAGCCTGACCTCGGTGATCGTCCAGACCCGGGTCCTTCCCGCCTTCCGGAGCGGGGACATGGAGGCGGGAATCGTCTCCGGCGCCGAGGCGGTGGCGGCCCAACTCGCCCTGCCGGAAGGCGAGGCGAAGGCCAATGTCCGCAAGGCCAGCGAGGCGGCCCAAAAGGGGGGCGGATCGCCCCTCGTCACCCTTCTTGTCCTGATTCTGATCTTCTGGGTCCTGGCCTCGGTCATGCGAGGCGGTGGGCGTTCCGCCCGGGCCTTCCGGCGATCCGGCCTTGGCGCTCCCGTCATCCTTCCGCCCATGGGCGGGGGTTGGCGCGGCGGCGACTGGGGCGGGGGCGGATTCGGCGGCGGAGGATTTGGCGGCGGCGGCGGCGGCTTCGGCGGCGGCGGATCTTCGGGGAGCTGGTGA
- a CDS encoding TPM domain-containing protein: MLTEAEQERVEAAVARAEAQTRGEIFCIIAPDCGDYRETPLAVAAFAALAAPALLLAGGIQVTVPGLIQGGWTAAAVGAAAGVAAREAVVGVILLQVFLFILVLMLAWLPPVRRFLTPASLKRDRVRRRAYEQFLSKNLQATRERTGVLIFVSEWEHMAELIADEGVASKVDPAVWDQAMARLIQGVKEGRAAEGFEAAVEICGAVLAEHFPPREGDNPNELPDHVVVIR, encoded by the coding sequence ATGCTGACGGAAGCCGAGCAGGAGCGCGTCGAGGCCGCCGTGGCCCGCGCAGAGGCGCAGACCCGCGGGGAAATCTTCTGCATCATCGCCCCGGACTGCGGCGACTACCGTGAGACGCCGCTGGCGGTCGCCGCCTTCGCCGCCCTGGCCGCGCCCGCCCTCCTGCTGGCGGGGGGCATCCAGGTCACCGTGCCCGGCCTGATCCAGGGCGGCTGGACAGCTGCAGCGGTGGGCGCCGCCGCCGGGGTGGCCGCCCGGGAGGCGGTCGTCGGCGTCATCCTCCTGCAGGTCTTCCTCTTCATCCTGGTCCTCATGCTCGCCTGGCTTCCGCCGGTGCGGAGGTTCCTGACTCCCGCGAGCCTCAAGCGGGACCGGGTGCGCCGGCGGGCCTACGAGCAGTTCCTCTCCAAGAACCTGCAGGCCACCCGGGAACGCACCGGCGTGCTTATCTTCGTCTCGGAGTGGGAGCACATGGCCGAGCTCATCGCCGACGAGGGCGTCGCCTCAAAGGTGGACCCGGCGGTCTGGGACCAGGCCATGGCGCGCCTGATCCAGGGCGTGAAGGAAGGGCGCGCCGCCGAGGGGTTCGAGGCGGCCGTGGAGATCTGCGGGGCCGTGCTCGCCGAGCATTTCCCGCCCCGGGAAGGCGACAATCCCAACGAACTTCCGGACCACGTGGTCGTGATCCGCTGA
- a CDS encoding (2Fe-2S)-binding protein, producing MAYSLSVNGRSRRVDVEPDTPLLWVLRDTLGILGPKFGCGVGQCGACTVHIDGAPVRACSLPVEAVGKGKVTTIEGIGQSEVGARVQKAWSELDVAQCGYCQPGQIMSATALLAANPRPSTEEIDAAMNGNICRCATYIRIRAAVRRASGQPEEA from the coding sequence ATGGCCTATTCATTGAGCGTCAACGGTCGGAGCCGGCGGGTCGACGTCGAGCCAGACACCCCTCTTCTCTGGGTCCTCCGCGACACCCTGGGAATCCTTGGCCCCAAGTTCGGCTGCGGCGTCGGCCAGTGCGGTGCGTGCACGGTCCACATCGATGGCGCACCCGTCCGCGCCTGCTCCCTGCCCGTGGAGGCGGTGGGCAAGGGCAAGGTCACCACCATCGAGGGGATCGGCCAGAGCGAGGTCGGGGCCCGGGTCCAGAAGGCCTGGTCCGAACTGGACGTCGCCCAGTGCGGTTACTGCCAGCCGGGCCAGATCATGTCGGCGACGGCCCTCCTTGCCGCCAATCCCCGGCCCAGCACCGAAGAGATCGACGCAGCCATGAACGGCAACATCTGCCGCTGCGCCACCTACATCCGGATCCGCGCCGCTGTGCGCCGTGCGTCCGGCCAGCCCGAGGAGGCCTGA